A DNA window from Ranitomeya imitator isolate aRanImi1 chromosome 2, aRanImi1.pri, whole genome shotgun sequence contains the following coding sequences:
- the PYCR1 gene encoding pyrroline-5-carboxylate reductase 1, mitochondrial, with amino-acid sequence MSVGFIGAGQLTYALVRGFTAAGVLAAHKITASSPDTDLPTVSGLRKIGINFTTSNKDTVKNSDVIFLAVKPPIIPFVLDEIGSDIEDRHMVVSCAAGVTISTIEKKLTGFHPAPRVMRCMTNTPVIVREGATVYATGTHAEVEDGQLLEQLMQSVGFCTEVEEDLIDAVTGLSGSGPAYAFTALDALADGGVKMGLPRRLAVRLGAQAMLGAAKMLLESEQHPGQLKDNVCSPGGATIHALHFLESGGFRSLLINAVEASCIRTRELQHYADQEKIPAAAIKKTTLSKVQQESPSVSTASPGVKVSLFNNKTPGVRKF; translated from the exons ATGAGTGTGGGGTTCATCGGCGCTGGACAGCTGACCTATGCCCTAGTCAGGGGCTTCACTGCAGCAG GGGTGTTGGCGGCACACAAGATCACTGCTAGCTCTCCGGATACTGATCTGCCCACCGTGTCTGGACTGAGG AAAATTGGTATAAATTTCACCACTAGTAACAAAGACACAGTGAAGAACAGCGATGTCATCTTCCTGGCAGTGAAACCTCCTATCATTCCCTTTGTGCTGGATGAGATTGGCTCTGACATTGAGGATCGTCACATGGTGGTGTCCTGCGCGGCCGGTGTCACCATCAGCACTATAGAGAAG AAACTGACCGGCTTCCATCCAGCCCCCAGAGTCATGCGCTGTATGACCAATACTCCTGTGATTGTAAGAGAAGGGGCCACAGTGTATGCCACGGGGACCCATGCAGAGGTGGAGGATGGGCAACTTCTTGAGCagttgatgcagagtgtgggcTTTTGTACCGAGGTGGAGGAGGACCTGATTGATGCTGTTACCGGACTAAGTGGAAGTGGGCCTGCTTAT GCCTTCACAGCTCTCGATGCACTTGCAGATGGAGGGGTAAAGATGGGCCTTCCCAGGCGGCTCGCAGTTCGTCTCGGAGCTCAGGCCATGCTG GGAGCAGCAAAAATGCTCTTGGAATCGGAGCAACATCCAGGACAGCTGAAGGACAATGTCTGCTCACCAGGGGGCGCTACCATTCATGCGCTGCACTTTTTGGAGAGTGGTGGATTCCGTTCTCTTCTCATTAATGCTGTGGAAGCATCTTGTATCAGGACCAG GGAGCTCCAGCATTATGCAGACCAGGAAAAAATCCCTGCAGCTGCCATCAAAAAGACCACTCTAAGCAAAGTGCAGCAGGAGTCGCCATCCGTTTCCACTGCATCTCCTGGAGTAAAAGTCAGTCTCTTCAACAATAAAACACCGGGAGTAAGGAAGTTCTGA